A single Montipora foliosa isolate CH-2021 chromosome 7, ASM3666993v2, whole genome shotgun sequence DNA region contains:
- the LOC138009575 gene encoding uncharacterized protein, giving the protein MKERIKLEKETKNGREPATSGKGKQKQQGSSNKENHPRKEMKGQRQKDDNKEKEQKAKEREEKKKKRVEDKQRQALLLETRKSQAAARWASTCSPIPSHHKEAEVTVVGEVHASSAAVFTPLPIRSRNLASEENLKDRKPHQSPRGHNSSNLEESPREQLSNHYGKCDPRKGLHFQSSLVESSSDGEDDNENVPDPDLQAGNSQVPHGSCCKGQNLENEVLRKRIQKLHRRLNIALKAKTTEDITNNRPAPGVLDQCLATEYKMVELMEGSGVFWYSQQRAYCSAIQNWSGYVNAAVDIFFSKEKLSMSCAKGIEKKSKTGAGHEPLNPLIVQAIIGKACSKFSKEGITASQVVQKINMKCVEARRPQRIRAPTSAKNAVPPASRPE; this is encoded by the exons ATGAAGGAGAGAATCAAGTTGgagaaagaaacgaaaaatggAAGGGAACCAGCAACATCTGGTAAAGGGAAACAAAAACAGCAAGGAAGCAGCAACAAAGAAAACCACCCGAGAAAAGAGATGAAGGGACAAAGACAAAAGGAtgacaacaaagaaaaagaacagaAAGCCAAAGaaagggaagagaaaaagaagaaaagagtggaagaTAAACAAAGACAGGCTTTATTGCTTGAAACACGAAAATCCCAGGCTGCAGCAAGATGGGCCTCCACTTGTTCGCCTATTCCTAGCCATCATAAAGAAGCTGAAGTCACTGTTGTTGGGGAAGTCCATGCCAGTTCAGCTGCTGTATTTACACCATTACCGATTCGTAGCCGAAATCTTGCTTCAGAAGAAAAT CTAAAAGACAGAAAACCACACCAATCCCCACGTGGACACAATAGTTCAAATCTTGAAGAGTCACCCAGAGAACAGCTGAGTAATCATTATGGTAAATGTGACCCTAGAAAAGGGTTACATTTCCAGAGCTCCCTGGTTGAAAGCAGCAGTGACGGTGAAGatgacaatgaaaatgttcccgATCCTGACCTGCAGGCTGGTAACTCTCAAGTTCCACATGGCAGCTGTTGCAAAGGGCAAAACCTGGAAAATGAGGTTCTGAGGAAGAGGATTCAGAAACTTCACAGAAGGCTCAATATAGCAT TGAAAGCAAAGACAACAGAGGACATAACAAACAACAGGCCTGCACCTGGAGTGCTTGATCAATGCTTGGCAACGGAATACAAG aTGGTTGAACTTATGGAGGGCTCAGGTGTGTTTTGGTATTCACAGCAGCGTGCATACTGCTCTGCCATTCAAAATTGGTCAGGATATGTCAATGCTGCTGTTGACATCTTCTTTAGCAAAGAAAAGCTGTCCATGTCATGTGCAAAGGGGATTGAAAAGAAGAGCAAGACTGGTGCTGGGCATGAGCCCCTCAATCCACTAATTGTCCAGGCAATCATTG GTAAAGCATGTTCAAAGTTCAGCAAAGAGGGTATAACTGCAAGTCAAGTTGTCCAGAAGATCAACATGAAGTGTGTGGAGGCAAGGAGACCTCAAAGGATACGAGCTCCCACAAGTGCAAAAAATGCTGTGCCTCCAGCTTctaggccagaatga